The proteins below come from a single Onychomys torridus chromosome 18, mOncTor1.1, whole genome shotgun sequence genomic window:
- the Dnph1 gene encoding 2'-deoxynucleoside 5'-phosphate N-hydrolase 1, which produces MAAAAEQGRCSVYFCGSIRGGREDQALYARIVSRLRRYGKVLTEHVAAAELDSRGEATGGDRLIHEQDLAWLRQADVVVAEVTQPSLGVGYELGWAVALGKQILCLFRPQSGRVLSAMIRGAADGSRIQVWDYTEGEVDGMLDRYFETYPPEGKATSSNPST; this is translated from the exons ATGGCGGCGGCTGCGGAGCAAGGCCGCTGCTCCGTGTACTTCTGCGGGAGCATCCGCGGCGGGCGCGAGGACCAGGCACTGTATGCGCGGATCGTCTCGCGGCTGCGGCGCTATGGGAAGGTGCTCACTGAGCACGTGGCTGCTGCAGAGCTGGACTCGCGCG GAGAAGCTACTGGGGGCGACCGGCTCATCCACGAGCAAGACCTGGCCTGGCTGCGGCAGGCAGATG TGGTTGTGGCCGAGGTGACACAGCCCTCCTTGGGTGTTGGCTATGAACTGGGCTGGGCAGTAGCTCTTGGTAAGCAAATCCTGTGCCTGTTCCGGCCACAGTCTGGCCGAG tACTTTCTGCCATGATCCGGGGAGCAGCAGATGGCTCGAGGATCCAGGTGTGGGACTACACAGAAGGAGAGGTGGACGGCATGCTGGATCGATACTTTGAGACTTATCCTCCTGAGGGCAAAGCTACCTCCAGTAACCCAAGTACCTGA